The region ctcgaagaggcggacattacttgcaccaaaaattgaaatctgtaatcgattaattaacaaacAAATCACTCATTAAgattctaactaattaccttagggcataaattgcaatttacaaattctagcgggcGAAACTGCAAGCCATATCCAATTGAAAAGAATTGTGCAGATGACACCATTTGCGAGATAAGCGCCGTCAAGCTTGCGTCAAGATGCCGCGTCGTTCTACTTACTTTCTTAAAGAGGCACTAAAGgtaaaaatgatttcttctgtatcagtagattactcttccacaataccgaaaacaccactcttaccgctagaggccgcttggtaagccagaaagaaacgaaaaacgcacaggcgagtggcgacgccaccttgaagttcccgcaccagctctcCGTGAGGTCATGGATTTTAACAGCGTgttctaggtctcagttaattctttagctctaaagattgactacattgtgttatAGAGGAGCCCAGGCAAGTTTTGCGAACATTTGTTGAGCCAACGTAGCCCAGATATGAAAAATTACTtgagaagtcgtgacgtcacactgaagtatTGACGTTGGGGACGGCGCGCGAAATTCAAAAGTAttaactttgaccttcattttctcttctaataattgacctattgcagtgtaattaacgacagcagagtttttgaAGTATACCTTATCAGTCTCAGTTGATTTATCgctttgctttagtgtccctttcataaaacggcgttttatgcgttgaagcacaaaagtaactggaacgtacgcaaatgcatttatccgcaatgttcgggaattaatatctcgaaactggcgtcatcctgaaaattcgttccaagtggatccgccctgCGAACTTCCCAGCTAgattttgtaaattgcagtatgtgtccataaagtaattagttaaaagcttaattagctcgttttcgttaattagtcaattgtgcatttcaatttgttgtgcaagtaatgtccgcttctccGAGTAGATCAGCTCACGGGCTAGAATTTTgatatctgtcacaggcaatttatttaaaaatttgaaagtgttcgttcaaacacccggtatatatactCTATAAAAGTATGATTCTGAGTGCCATTTAGTCGTCAGACAATGTTTATACCTTGGAACTCTTGTCACCATCCTCGCCACAGCGCTCAACGAGAACACTGTAAAGCTTAACCTAATGCTGATCCCCACTTAACACGGCTGAACTCGATGACCTCGTACAGCCTGCTAATGCTAATCACCCCTTACAATTGCTGATCACTGCTTACAAGTTCGAAATCGATGCCCGCATACTCCTTGGTAATGCTGATCACCGCTTACAACGTCGATTTTGATGGGGTCGTACACCTTGCCAGCGCCTCCTTTACTCTGAGATGCCTGGCACGTCGGCCGCGCTCCTATTGTTCGTCTGGAACCGCTGTGTTTCTCCGGCTTTCCGCGAGGTGGCGCTAACTTCTGACACAACGCACCGCTTGCTCCGCAATAGCAAGTCACTGCTCCGGTCCCTCTCCGAAGGTTTGCAACGCTGAAcggtgaaaaaaaattgtgcttcaagatttgcaaagctcagcagagtgaaattaggtagttttgaagacgaaatgagaaagtaaatgaagtaaaataaaaataactgttTATTTACTGCAGCAGAAGTGCAGGCTAAATATTCTTTGCTAAAAGGGCATGTTGAGGATAATgcataattataatatttgaataattgattcaatatgaaaaaagacaaaaagcatGAATGCAAAGCGAGATCAAATATGGGCTCCTGCACATAATGCTAAGGAAATtatgaacaaagaagaaaaaaatatgtaaacaTTTTATGGCAGGAATAAGTATGACATTGTTTATGCATATTAGCAGCAGTCCCAGCtatgaagaaaaatgcaaaaaattGACAGTTAATAGACGTGCAAAACAGGAAATGACTTTGCTACACAAACAAGGGTAGGGAAATGAGGGGGTTCGTTATGTATTAAGGAAGCCAACAATTATTGAAAGCAAGGAATAGGGAAGAAATGTTCCCCAATTCATAACACTGTTATAGTTTTTCATGCCTGCAGTTCGATAAAATCACTTCACTAAACAAACAAAGAACATCAAAGTCTACATTTATTATATGCAGTTTCAATATCGATGTTATTAGATGCAGATATCGGCTTCATGAATTTTTTTCATATGAGCTGTACAAAAGCCTCCCGTGGTCATCGTTGCAGCTTTCACATTTCAACACAGGCAAGACTGCGATTACACTCACGCTGCGCTACAAACACTGCTCCATAGGTCTCAGGAGAGATTTTCGGTTTGATAGCATTCCACATATTTCTTCAGACCACAAAGAACTAATGAGTTCTACTGTCTGGTAGTAGAGGCCACCCCTATCTTGGTGGGAAATCAACCCATCCATAACAGAGTTTCTCTTTGCCTTCTTAACTAAAGCCACACAGTTCTCACACGCAATTTTTTCACTAACTACGCGAGATATACAATACAGAAAAGCCAGGGAGCTTCTTGCGCTGGCTTGACATGCAAAAGGGCACGCAGCAATACCGTGTGGCTGGGCTTCAACTGCGGCTATTAGGCCGAGCAATGAAGCGGCAAGACAAACGATAAAAAGCAGCACGTCGGGCGCCGAGAAAAACTAAGACCTAGAACGTTAATCCTGACTCCGAATGGGCTACCACCGATACTGCGCGGGCACTAGCGGTGCCGGTGGGGCGCACGATAGTGTCAGAACACAGCGCCgctgcgcggcagcggcgcgcgtaaACAGGAGAGGGTTGAGCGGGGGCTTCGGCGCTGACGTGCCAGGCATCCTAGTAAAGGAGGCGTTGACCTTGCTAATGCGCATCACCACTTACAAGGTCGAAATCCATGTCCTCGTACACCTTGCTAATGCTGACCACCGCTTACAAGGCCGATCACCGCTTTCAAGGTCGAATTTGATGCCCTTCTACACCTTGCTAATGCTCATCACCACTTACAAGGCTGATCATCGCTTACGAAACTGATCACCGCTCACAAAGTCCAACTCGATGTCCTCGTACATCTTGCTAATGCTGATCACCACTTTAAGGTTGATCACCACTTATAAGGTCGAACTTGATGCCCTTGTACACTTTGCTAATGCTGATCACCGCTTCAAGGCTGATCATCGCTTATATGGTCGAACTTGATGCCCTTGTACACTTTGCTAATGTTGATCACCGCTTCAAGGCTGATCACCGCTTATAAGGTCGAACTTGATGCCCTTGTACACTTTGCTAATGCTGATCACCGCTTACAAAGTTGAAATCTATACCCTCGTACAACTTTCTAATGCAGATAACCGCTTACAAGGCTGAGCACCGCTTACAAGACCGAATTGGGTGCCCCCGTACACCTTGCTAATGCTGATCACCGCTTACAAGGCTGATCACCGCTTACAAGACTGATCACCGCTCACATGGTCTAACTCGATACCCTCGTACATCTTGCTAATGCTGAACACCGCTTACAAGGTCGAAATCGATGCCCTCGTACACCTTCCTAATGGTTATCACGGCTTACAATGTCTAACTTGATGCACTCGTACACCTTGCTAATGCTGATCACCGCTTACAATCTTTTATCTCCGCTTACAAGGTCGAACTCGATGGCCTCGTACACCTTGCGTTCCTGGTGCGTCAAGGGCAGCACTTCGTCGTAGATGCCCGGCACCTTGATTCGCCCCTCGGAGTCGGTCAAGCTGTTGAGCAGGTACATCAGGTCGGGCATCGCTTCGATGCTGCCGTGTGAAAAAATCGCAGGTTGCGTATATGGCATGGACTTTAAACACAACGGGCGCTACAGGACAAAAACAATTGGCATAAGTGGCCAAGAAACTCCAGAACCGCAAGAAACCTATTTTTTAGTACTTTATGGGGTAGCTCTCGCCTGCCCACGCTTCCGCAACTTTGACCCGGCAAACACGAACTTGATTTTAGGGAGAATGCAGAGAGGAAGATATTGTTACTGGACGTGCAACGCCCTCTACCCAACCGCGATTCAAATTAAGCACACTCCCGGAGGAATGAACACTAGCCGTCATGCTGGTTTGTATGCTTTTACGTACTTTAACTAATGAATCAAGGCAGCCAAACGACACACTCCGTGCTCAGATCTCATCAGTACAAATGACACAGCAGTTGCATATATTTTACTTTATATGTACGTCACTTTTCGTGAAGCCCGCAGCCACTCTTCAGAAGCACCACGCCTGCCGCTGTGGATCGTTAATGCTTGCCGCTAAGGTATTGGCAACGCGCACGTTCACATGCAACGTATGAGCCGGTCACGCAAAGTAACATGAAGCTTGCAATTTTTGaaatgtacagcaacatgaaagctGGCATAGTATTGAGAAATATAATTTCGTCATTAGCAGTCTCAGCTTCTGTGGACTTTTCTAATTTCAAATCTCTACCATTTCTTGCAATCAAACTGCGGTGCCTTAAACGGGCATGCTAGCAGTGACGCAGCCTTGTCCGCAAAACAATACGATTTTGTTTATTCTCAAATTTTATGCGTGTACGTGGCAACATTTTAAACACACGGACGAATGAACATCTTACGCTGTTCCACCGTAGACTCCAGAATGAAGGTCCGAATCGGCGCAAGTGACTTCGACTTGAAAATGGCATATACCCCTGACAAAAGAGACCAGTGACAAGAGTCAATGCGGCTTCAAATCTATGTTTCTTGAACAACTGCGCAAACTAGCCGTTACGTTTTTAGTGCATACAGAAGGCACTTTTGTACTGAGCGAAATAAATTTTCGAGCGTCCTAAGAGTTCccgttttgtttgttgtttgtttttcctTGGCACATCGGTGTTTCAGGCTCGCATTTTTTGTCGATTTTGTAAATTCTATCGATGCGTTCAACTGTTGTAAACGTTTGAAGAGCACGCCTGAATTTGTAAACGTCGGTATTTACCGCCCAGTATACGTATGTTACCTTACCAGCTATAGGTAGATGTACAAAGCTGCGCAAGAATTGTTGGCGGTGGCTAGTGGTCCGGCCACCGCATCAGCAAAAGCTCTCCGCTCATTTCAGACGTACGTATAACACTGTCGTATACTTGAAGCTTATATGTGCTTCATAGTGCGGCCGAATTATACCATTAATTGTTCCCGGCGTCAACGTCTCGAATTCTCCGAGAGGTTCCTTCTGAAGCAACAAACACGGGGATGAACTTCGGGCAAAGCAAGAGCGATGGAAATTTTCTGTAGGCCGAATTAGCAGAGCATTTAGTTCGCAGAAACTGTGTCACTGGCCGGTCACCTCCGCCTTCGCGATTGGCCGAAGCAGTTTCTTACAAAATACTGCAGCGTACAAACATTCTGTGATTACGAGCCAGCTCCGATGTTTTCAGCAATAACTTTCATTTTTAATCTCCGTGGAGTCAGGGCCcacgtttacaaaaaaaaaatcttttacgCTGGAGTTGATCTTTAGAACAAACTCTGGCCGTatcattagcgaaagcggccGTCCAGTGGGAGCACTTACCAATAAATATCCTCGAGAATACGGCTCCAGGTTAAATGTCACGTCAATCGATTGGCCCGATGCCGTTGCATGGCACCGGCATGCAGGTAATCGCTATGGTGCAAAACGCTGTGCAGAATATGATCagtttcatgacatttatttagccgcttcacgaaagcttcgcttctcatATTTCAACATGTGAATTGGATCTGCATAAGCATCTGTGCCTGTATTTACACCGATTCAAGGACACCCTGCTTCTTAAGtcatctccctctctttctatttgtctacttatttatttgtttacgaATCTATAATGTTCATCTGGTTCTTTCCGATCTCCTGCATAGATGAGATGGGGCATGCACTGGTAGCCTCACCGAAGTGCGTAGGTGAGGCACGGCGTCTTCGGCCTCAGCCACACGCCGTCCGAGATGCACACGTAGTCGATCCCGCCGAGCAGCTCACTCTTCTTGCTCGACTTGAGGTAAGCGGCGATGCCCTGCGAGTCCACTTCCTGCATGCTGTCGATCAGCATCTGCGTGCAACGACAAACAGCTCAAACTGCGTAGTATCAAGCTATTCGTGCAGTGTTATAGAGAGATTACTCGAAGAAACGGTGGTAAGGTTCTGCGTTGCTTGCCGCTGAGGCGAATCCATGCAGTGCTGCCGGTATCCATTCTTTCGACTGCATTCTGCAATAAGGATATTTCGCCAGCAAATCTGACAGGCCTGGTGGAAATACAGCGGGTCCAACCAGCAACGGTTTACGTAAAGAACGTGATCTTTTGTGAAGACGTGTTTTGTCTGGTGACACCGAGATGCACTTAAAGATTGTTACGAGGAAATGCGGACTCGAGACTGCCTCAATGGTGGTGAAGTTCGCAACAAAGTCACCTTGGTTCGAGATAACAGAGAAGCGGTTCAGCCATGTAAAGAGAAGGCGAGTTAATCGTAAACAAGTCAATAAAGGTTGGAGATGGTAACAAGAGGAAATGAAAGAGAGAGTGAAGagcaagagaaaataaaaagaaatgtcaaGAAAAACAGCATAGGAAAATATGTTAAGGCCGATAATTTCAGGAAGCAATAGAAAAAGGACTATATGACTATAGACATATAGAAAGGCATTAAAAGGCCAGGAAAAGTGAGTGTTGATTAAAGTTGTTAATTTTGCATTTGAACGTCATGACAAAGTCATCGAATGCGATGTCACACAGTGTATATGACGTAATAGACAACTTGTACGTTGCAACCCAGACACAACATTGGAACGCAGTTCGCAGCTTCCGCGAGGTCGCCGGATATTAGCGGCAGACACGTTGTTTGATCGGGTTAaggcacagtttttttttttttttttgctcttcttgTGGTTCATCATAGCGGCCACGATTATCTCAATGTCCTACCCAGCCATGTATTTTTGCGCACCTGTTACCATTATTTTTGATCACCTCGGGATACTTTACCATGCACTGAAATGCGAGCACACCGCCCATTTTTCATTATTTCGCGATTAAAATGCAGCCTACCGAGAGCCGAAAACCAAACCCTCAATTTTGTGCTCAGCTGATGAACTTCTTAGCATGCACAACCACAACGGCATCTTTAAGCTAATCGTTTCTGCTGATAAGTCAGACACTAATAGCTGTCGCTAAGACCCGCGCTACGCTGAGCCTCCCCGCGAAATTGAAGCGTACCTGACGGGCCAGTGAATTCCTtcgactgttcagcgccgccaatcgcgatcaccatcccctcgccgATATGTGTCACCTAGGTTACACAGCGCCCCCACCATGCAGTAATGTCACGGGCGAAACACCACAGACAGCCAGGAGCCCACGTCTTTACCGGAATCAGACAAGGGAAAagcgtcctcctcctcttccaacccccaagcgtgtacgtgccactgCGGATGGCTCATACGTGATGGCACGTGCCAATATTTtacgggaaaaaaaagaaagctaattGCGACGCAGGATATCTGAAAAGGGCCGCCCGCGACGAGGCAGACCTCACCCTGACGTTAAGGGGCGGCCTCCCGGCGCTCTGCAGGTAGGCGCACAGAGCCCAGATGCAGGAGGTCAGCGGACCCTTGTTGTGCGCGGTGCCGCGGCCAAACAGGCGGCCGTCCTTTTCCACGGGCTGGAACGGTTCCGTCTCCCATCCGTCTTCCTAGGGGCAGCCCAAAGAACGACGTCTGTGAAGTACTATAGCACCACACTTTTCAGAGACGCATCGTACGCGTCGATTTCCGCGCTATCTGCGTACGGTGTGATCATTTATACATTTTCagggaatttttaaaatttgCCTTTTACCGCTAGGTAacaattctagtcattgagctcgattattcagagaggcggacattacttgcacgagaaatcgaaacacttaTTCAACAAATTGACAAAAAAACTAGAATAATTCACTTCttaattattttactgcacatactgcaatttacggattgtaaatgatgagtttgcaaggcgtacccacttggaatgaatttccagaatgacaccagtttggagatatgcgccatcaaagtcGACGCAAAAATGGGACTATTGTTCCGCTTACTTTGTTAATAATACGCTATTTTACTCATTGAactacaaaagtaactggaacgtccatgtatttcgttccacactttggaaaataatatctcgaaactggtgtcatcatggaggttcatttcaagtggatacgtcttgccagctcgccggctacaattcgtaaattgcattttGTGCGGGTAAGGTGATTAATTAGGAAGTTAGTTATTTCTCTAATTACATGTTCCAATCTGTTGCTGCGCGAAAAAAGAATGAGCCTGAAAAAGTGGTAGTGTGAGTGCGAGGGCGGCCAACTTGGTACGCGTGCCGAGTGCGATGTGATATACGGGCAGCGGGAATAATGTATGGCGGTTGATTAAGTGAAGTATGATAAAACttatgaaaaagagagagagttgaGATGCGACGACGATTAGCGAGTGGGACCAAACCGGATTCTTTTTTCAATGACGACACGCTGACATCATAGGAATACGTTGAATGAATGAACCTTATGGCACGGTTTTGCACCGATTCAAGTGCGTTGATTAGATATGCTTGATGAGGGCTCCATACGGCACATGCATATTCGAGTTTAGGTCTGATTAAGTTTTTATAGGCTAGCAATTTCACATGCTTGGGCGCTTGCTTTAGGTTTCGTTTTAAAAAACCAAGAGATTTATTAGAAGATGATATGACGTTAGTAATCTGAGCGCTCCAAGTCAAGTCATTAGTAAgggtaacaccaaggtatttgtaagtaatacatgaatatgtgtttcgatttctagtGTTAGTAACATCCGCCTCTTCTAACAATCTAATTCAAAGACAAGAATTACGCTctctgccacaggagatttttaaaattCCGGAAAGCTTATAAATTTCTCACCACCCCGTATAACGCCAGTACAGCTATAGCGGTCGGCACTGTGTATATATCGCTTTCGAGCCCGAATTCGAATAACATCTACGTATTGCGTTAACTCACAGGCCAGCGGGCGCGCGGCCCTCTGCCACTCGCAATCTTCCGGAATCGGCAGGATAATTAAATTGTCGCGGGGGTAACTATTTGCGCGCGCCACTTGCGAACGTGAAAGCGAAGCGCTGTGCAACAAAGTAGGGAACCttcatgcaagcgctgttttaaaacagcgcttgcatgtaggctccctacaacAAAGTGGCGACGAGCGCGCCACGCGGCGCTTCATTGAAACAACGAAACGCACACGCAAAGGCCTATGCGTATGAAAGCTCGCGGTCATTATCCTCGACGCCATTCTCATCGAGAGAGCTGCCGTAGTAAACCATAACCTGTGACAAATAATCAGATCAAGGGGAGAGCTTAATTCAAGCGGACACCAAATAGCGACACTCAGTCAATTTAAACCAACGCACTTTCAAAAGTGTGTTAGAAATAACTTTGCGAAAAAAAAGTTTGCTAATGGCGGAGAGAATGAAGAAtaaacatccttttttttttctttcttttttttaatttcgcgggGTCATGGTGGCGCCCATTTGTCAGTGTGACGTCGCGTATTTCGAAGTATTTTCTCATATTTAAGCCGTCCTTGTGCAGAGAAAGTTTTGCTATGTTGAGAACTTGGCTCATTTTCAGGCCGGCGTAATGCTCCTTTGTCAACGATTCGCTGACTCCGATGCTGTCAAATTTCATGACGTCAACGGGAACTGGTCCGAGAATTCAAGATTGGCGTCACCACCACTCTTCAATTTTAGTGCGTTTTGTTTTATGGTTTCGCAAGTCTCCATTCACGGGAAGAGTGACCATTTTACTATTCCGGAAGCATCTTACAAATCCAGCTTGTTTTCTCTTTAATATCCTTTAGCGCAAGGTCTGCACTGAGAGCAATATATTTTTGTTCGGTCTCCAAGCACAGAGCGCTTTATTCTCAGCGCTTATACGTATGATGTTTTTCCGCCTTATTAATGGAGTTTTCCTATTACAGCGTAAGCAGGACTAGCGACGTGGAGGTTTTGCACATTACCGCACTAATTgcagcgagcaaaaaaaaaaaaaacactgcagcaTTGGCTTGTCAATTGAGGACAGGAATTGTTGAAACCCAATGTGATTTAAATTGCCCATGTGACGCTCTTGAGACATCATTAACTGGCGCGAAAAACACAACGAACAGCAGCGAGAAACACACAGGACAGAACGCTAGTGTAATGAGAGAAgatagttgggctagttggtgcttaTTACAAACTTGAGACATCGGTATACCGGACAACTCAATCATTTCCAAGTTGGTTCCGCCTTTGAAGCTCCCGGTAGTGGATAACTGACCTTGTGCGCAGGCTGGACGTCCAAGTGGCCGTACACGCACAGCGTCTTCCGCTTTGGGTCGTGCTTGGTACTGGCCAGAAGCAGAGGAGGGTACGGTATCTTGTTACCGTCCGAGAGCTTCTGGTCGCCCAGAGGCTCCAAAGTGACGTGCACGCCGTGTTTCTTCAGCTTCTGCAGGCGACGTGCGACGGCAGCAAACGGGAAGAGGGGAGCGTCCACAGAGCTAGCCACTCACTTTGCATCGCTCAAATGAAATTGCGAATCAATATATTGTAAAAACGTGTCTCAAAAAAAGCAGGGTTAGATCGGTTACATATCAAGCAGAATTAATTGCAAGCAAGACGTATTCCGCGAAACATTGTTACGGAAGCACGAGCTGAAACGTCAGTTAATAGTTATCAGTGACTGCAAGGCATGCGAAGCGTCCACTTCGTTTCGGAGAGTTAGGAAGGGTACCCTCAAAAGAGCTGGGGCCAAATCCGCGAAGCCTTTCCTTTGTAAGTACTCCTTTTGCCATTGGCAGGGTAGCTTCGCTATTAATAAATCCAGCATCAGGATCGGCTGAATTTTTCCCGTATGCGAATAATTCTCCCTTAAGAACATTTTGTGAATGCAGGTCCTGATAAGCCATGCAGAGGTCATGAACTGCGGTGAAAAAACGGTTACCAGTAATTTAAATGTGAATCAATATTTATAGTAAAATTTGAATTTTCAAATTTCAGCACGTATTGCAAAACCGAAACTATAGTCATGTAGTCAACGTAAGATACGTTTCTTGCATCAAACAATCATAATGCCCCTGCTGTCGCTTCCCCCGCAGTGTTGACGTACAGTGCGCGCTACTGTTGGGCAAGGGAGATTTAACACATCTAAGCCTTTGCCAGCAATGATACCTTATGCTCCTCCTCTTTTCAAGACAGAAACACGTGATGATTCACGTGTGCAATTAGTTAATTGGCAGAACAGCTGGTTTTTATACCCTCGGGCGaactatgaattgggctagttggtgtgcattcattttttcttgcgctaagtacagtagggCGCCACAGGGATAAAACGGACAcaggatatgaagcggacacgttGCGCTcgcgtgtgtcacttcgtgtccgcttcatatcctgTGTCCGTTTCATCtctgtggcgtcctactgtacttagcgcaagaaaaaatgaataccCTCAGGCACTCATTCAGACCTTTAAAATGGCCATTTaaaacatagttttttttttttgtatcttatACGCTTCTTCAGAAAGTTTTTTCTAACGCAAAATAATTTCTTAATAATTTTTTTGTATTAAAATTCATTCAGCCCTTTTGGCTTCAAGAACGTACAAGCTAGGCAACTAAGTCTTTTAAACATACATGTTCAGTACTTCACACAGTATATACAGTCAAACTGCTGGGGCTAAATCGCATGCCCGTTCTGAGAGGCAAGACAGAAATTGTTCATTCGCCTTTGCTTTGCACGATCGAGTGCATTTTACTGACGATGAACAAGAATTCGTTATAGACAGGCTGAACCGCAACGAAGTGCGAAATTATATGCATGAAAATTAATAATCGTGCATCTTGGTTTATACGCTGTCCTTTTGATAAATGGTTTAGACACTTAATTTTCCAGAAGAATCGATAGTGTGATCTACGTGAGATTGAAGGCGACCGCTATATCTTTAAATATCAGCTCTTACGGCGTCGTGCATAACGTAATGCATACCCTAATGCAAATCTTAGCATTTTctattattaaatgcgaagcatttcttggcgaacatttgctactttgacagtatctatctatctatctatctatctatctatctatctatctatctgtctgtctatctatcaagcctcctacgtctttgtgctctcatggtcgtttcgttaacttggcatgtaccaaaattggcatactatgaaaagagtatatgacgaacataaatgatatgtcatcacatgaatgtcatgacatgcgtatcatttaggtcatgaaactgccgcctaggtattggtgctctcatggtcggttcgttaacttggtaggtaccaaaattggcatagtatgaaaggagtgtatgacgaacataaatgatgtcataacatgaatgtcatgacatgcgtgtcatgtaggtcatgaaacagccgcatacgtcttggtgctctcacggtcggttcgttaacttggtaggtaccaaaattggcatagtatgacaggagcgtatgaagaacataaatgatatgtcatgccatgaatgtcatgacatgcgtgtcatgtaggtcatgaaacagccgcatacgtcttggtgctctcatggtcggttcgttaacttggtaggtaccaaaattggcatagtatgacaggagcgtatgaagaacataaatgatatgtcatgccatgaatgtcatgacatgcatgtgaaGTGGGtcatgacccagcgaaaaaaatttacatttaaaaaccactgaaatgggttcggacgtgggtactaagtgaaagaaacactaaggGATATGCTGGTaaaagtcaaagtcatgagcatgactgagcaaaaatgacaaaatgactgaacgaaaaaaattaacattgaaaaaccacttgaatgggttcggacgtgggcactaagtgaaggaagcactaaatgatgatggtagaaatcagtcatgactATCACTGAGCAcaattgacaatgactcacctaaaaaagattaacactcaaaaaacagtggaatgagttcggacgtcgGCACTacgtgaatgaaacactaaaggatgatgttagaagtcataatcatgggtatgactcaacaaaaatgacaataactctgcgaaaaaaatatttacactcaaaaaccactggattgggttcgggtgtggtactaattaagtgaaggaaaagtctgaaggttgatggtcgaagtcatatcacgagcatgactaaggctttcgccttaaggtctcttaggtgtagctaaagggactcctgaggactcatgacatgaatgtcatgacacgcgtgtcatgtaggtcatgaaagagtcg is a window of Dermacentor silvarum isolate Dsil-2018 chromosome 4, BIME_Dsil_1.4, whole genome shotgun sequence DNA encoding:
- the LOC119448660 gene encoding cytosolic non-specific dipeptidase yields the protein MPKDTMDDSGIPKELATVFRIIEEDKDQMLSWLKELVAIPTVSAELNHRKDIMRLIQQTEEKLKKHGVHVTLEPLGDQKLSDGNKIPYPPLLLASTKHDPKRKTLCVYGHLDVQPAHKEDGWETEPFQPVEKDGRLFGRGTAHNKGPLTSCIWALCAYLQSAGRPPLNVRMLIDSMQEVDSQGIAAYLKSSKKSELLGGIDYVCISDGVWLRPKTPCLTYALRGICHFQVEVTCADSDLHSGVYGGTAIEAMPDLMYLLNSLTDSEGRIKVPGIYDEVLPLTHQERKVYEAIEFDLEAYREEMGVSRLAVADKVELLMRRWRYPSLSIHGVEGAHWSAGDKAVIPARVVGKFSIRTVPNQKVHKVRECVEKHLQDQFTKRGSPNQVKVIMSHCAEPWFIDPSGPNFQAAEAAVKHGMSVMNSLI